Proteins found in one Brevibacillus brevis genomic segment:
- a CDS encoding hemerythrin domain-containing protein → MMQEFEGRRKLCPALEKLKEEHLSLAEQMNELVHLANNLKSTAEPTKRKQGLTELHELASSFRAELEKHSRREEEDLYPLMANYIEREMGPIAAMEEEHDLIHESLMSFMRIVEKEKSDPVEIEAVHTHLLKSIEILMEHFFKEESVLFPMAEYVLSDAEKEQLRVLFQD, encoded by the coding sequence ATGATGCAGGAGTTTGAAGGGAGAAGGAAGCTGTGTCCGGCTCTGGAAAAACTGAAAGAAGAACACCTATCATTAGCTGAGCAGATGAATGAGCTCGTACATCTAGCAAATAACCTGAAATCTACTGCCGAACCTACGAAAAGAAAGCAAGGCCTAACAGAGCTTCATGAGCTGGCGTCCTCGTTTCGGGCGGAACTGGAGAAACACTCCAGACGCGAGGAAGAAGACCTGTATCCTCTGATGGCTAACTATATCGAACGGGAGATGGGACCGATTGCAGCCATGGAGGAAGAGCATGATCTTATTCATGAAAGCCTGATGTCGTTTATGCGAATCGTAGAAAAGGAGAAATCTGATCCAGTTGAAATAGAAGCTGTCCACACTCATTTGCTGAAGTCAATAGAAATACTCATGGAACATTTCTTTAAAGAAGAGAGTGTGCTGTTCCCGATGGCAGAATACGTATTGAGTGACGCAGAGAAAGAGCAGTTGCGAGTACTGTTTCAAGATTAG